In Capsicum annuum cultivar UCD-10X-F1 unplaced genomic scaffold, UCD10Xv1.1 ctg45315, whole genome shotgun sequence, the DNA window TGCATGAACCTGTACGTGTTGATAGACCCAATGCATTCAGTAACAACGGCTCATCTGTTCTCTCTTGCATACAAACAGCAGTTGATATTCCTTCTCAAAGCAGAAAAATTGATGTTCCTCCTAATATGTTTTTGGGCCAGCCCTCTAACATGGGGTTGAGACTAACAATAGATGGGAGGATTATTAAGACAGAACCTGTCTATGGTGGGAATTCTCCATTTGCCTTTGGTCCTCATGGCAGTTACTTGGAGTCACGTTCTGCAATGGGTGATGCATCTGTTTCGTCATTTAGTAGTGTGGAGTCTAACACGCAACCTCTTAATGAACCTCTTCTGGATGCTGACACTACTtcatttggatttcttggagagatGCCTCAAAATTTTGGTTTCTCAGACTTGACTGCTGATTTCACTAATAGTTCTGGTACGTGTCTTTCTCTTCCAAGTTTCTCTGTAATTTCATGGCATCTCTGGATTCTGTGCTTTTCTGCTTTTAAA includes these proteins:
- the LOC107854077 gene encoding uncharacterized protein LOC107854077; translated protein: MFLGQPSNMGLRLTIDGRIIKTEPVYGGNSPFAFGPHGSYLESRSAMGDASVSSFSSVESNTQPLNEPLLDADTTSFGFLGEMPQNFGFSDLTADFTNSSDILESYSRTPFLATDTGSLLDSNGRWILPR